TATTTtatcgttttttttttctccttgatacATCAATTCTttaaccattattttatattttggaaaattttatttattattctccactactttcattttatttcagggcAATGATTTCCAACCTTACTGATTTACTAGAACATTCCcaggtttttattgttgttttcttaGTGGACATTTTTTGTCTAAAGAGTGTTGCAAAATTCTCAAAATGTAATGACAACTCACTTTTTGCTAAAACTCGTCAAAACTTGTCCTCATCATACTGTAGGACAAACAGGCAGTCACAAAATATCTGTTGTTCCACACAAGATCTGTATGTCCCAGTGGCCCCTGCCACTTTActtttctgctttacttttctgtTCTGTCTGCTTCTTCCACCATTTTTATCCCTTTAACTGGAACAGAACTTGCCCTACGGTTATCACTGTGTTAAATATAAATCTGCCTCTAATGGTTTTGACTTTTGCTTGAGTTTTTGACTCCTCCCCTATGTTAGATGGTGCCGTCTAGTGGCCAGAATCTTGGGAGCTGCAGTGGACTAAAGTTCATAGTTATGTTCTTagcttactagctctgtgaccttaggaaagtcacataacctctctgagctccaactatttcatttacaaaatggagCTAGTAACAGTTCCTCTCTAACTGATTTGTCATAAGGTAATTCATATAAAGTTCTTAGTGCCAGACCTGGCACAAACAACCATTCAGCACACTTGCTGTCGTTACCGTGATGACTTGTTTCTTTATGTCCTATTCTCTCCTGGTCTAGGGAAGAGGAGGCCAAAGTGGACCTAGGCTAGCTGAGGGAATTCAATCTCATCTTTTCGAATGTAGATGAATAATTGACAGCGTAGATGATTAAGTTAGAACTTCACTTTTTGGAGGAGAGGTCAAATGTTATtgttgccttatttttctttactttcccaCATTTTTGCAGCCATAGCTCCATCTATTTGGATAAGAACTTAGAGGTTCAAGAACCCATGTCTAAGATAGGCTGGAATCCTCAGATCCCATGGCAAGTGCAGCTTATTCAATAAGGTTATTTACAGAGAATTAATAATTGTATATACCTCTAGAAAAGCATGTATTACCTACTTAGGTAAATGCTCCATATTTTCAGAATCCCTAGGCTTGATGTGGTGATTTGCAGATTCTTTGCTTCATTTCAAAAggttcagatttttttctaccttctagAAAAAATTCATGTTCCCTTGAAGATCAAAGGAGAGGGTAGTAGATGCCCTAACCTTGGTCAGTTGTTTTCCTGGGTTTTGGGGGTTCCTGTGactttctgacttatttctgtGACCAGAGTCTGCGGTCAGGGGTCTTGTCATGGAGGCCTTTGTATTAAGGAGGGATAGTGGTCCTTCAGGGATTAGGCTGACTGAGATGAAACTGCAAAGTTGGAGAGGGATCTTCACATTACTTGTTAATGTTTAATAGTGTAATTTTTTCCCTTGCTATGTGATTATCCTTTTGGCCACTTACCTCCAATGAGATTTTGAAGCACATGAAACTGCTTTTTTATAGGTTAAATCCAGCTGAATGGTGGCAGTTTTATATAATTCAGTCTCATGTTAGTCTTTTGGAGGGTTATTGTTCTATTTAATGCCCCTTTTGTACCCATCCTCTTTACTTCATTTACTTGTCTCTCGTGCTTACCTGGGAGATTGTTCCTTCATCCTCCccctggctctgtgtgtgtgtgtgtgtgtgtgtgtgtgtgtcatgttAGTCTTTTGGAGGGTTATTGTTCTATTTAATGCCCCTTTTGTACCCATCCTCTTTACTTCATTTACTTGTCTCTCGTGCTTACCTGGGAGATTGTTCCTTCATCCTCCccctggctctgtgtgtgtgtgtgtgtgtgtgtgtgtgtgtgtgtgtgtgtgtgtgtgtgtgtgtgtatgtatgatttCTCTGGGCACCTTTGTTAATACAGCTGTTCCCCAAAGGCCCTGGATAATGTgccattccttcctctccttaaaagaagagagagTGCTTTTAGGTGTGCTGGGATCAGCGAAGTCAGTTGCCAGGGTCCAGGCCTTGGCTTTGTGTCATTGTGTCTGAAGGATGTGTTGATTTTTAggtcactctttttttctctggtaGCTGGTGGCTTCTCTGCTGAAAGAGTGCCTTCAGGGGAAACATCAGAGGGCTCCTGAATtgcagggaggaaaggaaagaaggggctAAACACAACCCTTGATACTtgtcggagccacagaggagagctctGGTTGATTGGTGGgagggttattttaaaaatagtgcctGGCCTGAAGTACGATTAGCCAGCAGCAGGGTTTAGAGAGGCTCCCCAAAGGTATCCGTACGGGTGTGGGTTAGCAGGCTTGAGGGGACCGTGGGGGACTCCCTTCTTGGCCTGATGGTCTCCCTGTCCAAGGAGTGGAGCTTTAGATCTTTCTGTTCTGAGTCTGGCTGCTCACCCCGGCCTCAAGTCTTACTCCTTGGCCAACGCTAATGGTTCTTCTATTCATATCTATATTATTTAACAAAAAGGCACTTTAAAATACGTTCCTGGCAATTTATACTTGCATGTGAAAAACGTTCTCTAAAACCTTTAGCCTCTAAGGGCTGTTCACCAGCTTCCAGCATTACCTCTCCTGGGAGCTGCTAGAAATGCTGCatctcaggccctaccccagactcacccactgaattagaatctgcatttgaaGAGTTAAGGTGTCCTATAGGTGTTTTGCACACAGGTTGAAGTTTGAGAAACGTTGCATTAAAGCATTCCTCCATAATTTGGTATAAACCACCCCTGTTGACCTTAGCTTGCAGTGATGACTGTTGCTTTGATGATGAAGGTTTACACAGGTAGAACCTTTGAGTGAGCGATCTGAAGTGATTATCCTTTGCTAAGGTGTCTAAATTTTGTGAACAATGAATAGCTGTTTGGTTCAGGAGAAATACAAccagaaaattaatgaaaatatggTTTCCTCTTATGGTGATGACATGGCCAAATAGATTTTGTTAGCACTCAGCTTGGATCCTGAATGAAGCAGGTAAAATTTGTTGACAGTGAAATAACAGGATGTGGTAAAGCTAGTAGAAAGTAAACCCAAATATCCCAAATTCTAGTGCTGTTTACAATCAATTTAATAATAATGTGCACCTTTGATGATTTGCAGACTATACTTCAAGGTgccatattatattttattgtttgctCGACAAGCGGTACTCCTTAAAATTGAAATTCTGGAATTTTAAATCAGGAAGAACTTTTATGAATAGCCCACttaaatgactattttaaaataatgataatagatATAAAATGATTATTCTGTAATTAGATTATCCCTTACGTCATGAATGTCATAATGGCATTTCTgtagatttttataaatttgggGGAGATTTATCTGTATCCTGTAGCCTATTATTGGGTaggtgtatatttttaatatggtttatttttttttaaagataaaggaaTTACAAACagaagagaattatttttttcccaaaagcatCTAAAATGAGATTTTGATTTTTGAGGTCATAAAGAGGTGAGAGAACAGACAAAGTTGGGAAGTTATTTCTCTTGAAATCATCCAGCCTTAATTACTACAGTGTCCTAGTACCACCCTTACGTTTCCAAAGAAGTAGATCCCTGTAAATGCCTTTGTCTCTGGACTTTTGAGTAAAATAGTAGGGTGTACTTTGCAAAATGTCATCGTTGATGTTAAGTTTCAGAGTCTTTAATTAGGAAACTGAAATCTGTATATCGAGATTTGTAAATCATCTAAATTGCAGAGTAATGTTTTAGAATACTGCTTAAGGGGTTGACAttaaagcctttttctttttaagaaatgcaataatttcttcaaatcctCACTCATTAGACCTCTATTAACTATAGtgctgactttttattttttttttgccctaaaGTCTGTGAATTCCAAAGAAATGCTTCACCATTTCCCCCATTATTATAGCCACCTGGAAGCAGTATTCACGTATTAGATTAAACATGTAACAGTgaattgtgaaattttgtttCATGGTGTGTATATTGACATAAATGTATAGAAAAGAGAGGATCATTTCTTTATCTAAAGGGGAAATTTTAACTTTCTGGCTGCAGATTTTTACATGTGTTAAATCAAACCCTGAAGTGATGTATATAAATCCTTATATACAATCAAATTGTCATACTTGCCTTactgaatgatttttctttttttccacttttttccattaaattagaATCTTTGGAAGAATTGCCAGAAATGAGTGGAAAAACAACCCGTAGATTCTTCTTTAATTTAACTTCTATCCCCACTGAGGAGTTTATCACCTCAGCAGAACTTCAGGTCTTTCGGGAACAGATGCAggaaactttggaaaacaatagCAGTTTCCATCACCgaattaatatttatgaaattataaaacCTGCCACAGCCAACTCCAAGTTCCCCGTGACCAGACTTCTGGACACCAGGTTGGTGACTCAGAATGCCAGCAGGTGGGAGAGCTTTGATGTCACCCCTGCCGTGATGCGGTGGACAGCGCAGGGGCTCGCCAACCACGGGTTTGTGGTGGAGGTGGCCCACCCAGAGGACAGCCACGGGGTCTCCAAGAGGCACGTGCGGATTAGCAGGTCTTTGCACCAAGACGAGCACAGCTGGTCACAGAGAAGGCCCTTGCTGGTCACTTTTGGCCACGATGGGAAAGGACACCCTCTCCACCAAAGAGAAAAGCGTCAGGCGAAACACAAACAGCGGAAACGCCTCAAGTCCAGTTGTAAGAGACACCCTTTGTACGTGGACTTCAGTGACGTGGGGTGGAATGACTGGATCGTCGCTCCCCCGGGGTATCATGCCTTTTACTGCCACGGGGAGTGCCCTTTCCCCCTGGCCGATCACCTGAACTCCACGAATCACGCCATCGTCCAGACGCTGGTCAACTCAGTTAACTCTAAGATTCCCAAGGCGTGCTGTGTCCCAACGGAACTCAGTGCCATCTCCATGCTGTACCTTGACGAGAATGAAAAGGTGGTATTAAAGAACTATCAGGACATGGTTGTCGAGGGTTGTGGGTGTCGTTAgcacagcaaaataaaataaaataaatatatatatatattttagaaaaaagcaaaaaaaaaaaatcaagttgacACTTTAATATTTCCCAATGAAGACTTTATTTatggaatggaatggagaaaaaaaaacagctattttgaaaatatatttatatctacgAAAAGAAGTtgggaaaacaaatattttaatcagAGAATTATtccttaaagatttttaaatgtatttagttGTACATTTTATATGGGTTCAACCCCAGCACATGAAGTATAATGGTcagatttattttgtatttatttactattataaccactttttaggaaaaatagctaatttgtatttatatgtaATCAAAAGAAGTATTGGGTTTGTacataattttccaaaaattgtAGTTGTTTTCAGTCGTGTGTATTTAAGATGAAAAGTCTACATGGAAGGTTACTCTggcaaagtgcttagcacatttgctttatttttgcagTGCTACTGTTAAGGTCACAAGTTcatgtccagaaaaaaaaaaaaaagtggataatCCACTCTGCTGACTTTCAAGATTATTATATTATTCAATTCTCAGGAATGTTGCAGAGTGGTTGTCCAGTCCATGAGAACTTACGTCCTTATTAGGTGGAATATTTGGATAAGAACCAGACATTGCTGATCTAATATAGAAACCCCCCACCCCTTAGTTTGCAGAAAGAGTAAAGCAGGACCaatagaaataattaagaaaacgATGAACCTGCAGGAAAGTGAATGATggtttgttgttcttctttcctaAACTAGTGACCCCTTCAAAGGGGCTGGTCTGGCCaaagtattaaataaaacataagatTTCTTCATTATTGATATGTGgtcatgtatatttaaaattgatatCTAGTGGCCCTCATGAAGAgttgaaaattgatttgtattttacttttaccTCACCTGAGAGCTCTTTATGCTCAAAAGGACTCAATTTTCTAACTTTGCCCCTCCACAGCAAAATTGTTTTCTGCCTACCCCTGTTCTCTGTTCCATCAGCTTGCTTTTCTTTCCAAGGTTATGTGTTTGAACACATTTCTCCAAATGTTAAACCTATTTCAGATAATAAATATCAAAGCTCTGGCATTTCATTCTATAAAGGCCAACCTGTAAGAGAAACTGGTGCATTTGTACAGCGTTCACAAAGATTACCTTGTATTTGCATTTTTGCTTCTGAGGCTACTCATTTTGGAGGGAGGTGGAGGTAGGGAGAAGGCAAGGAATGGTTGGAAATTTGCAGGCAAGTCATTGGCTAATTCCTAGGAATTAATCAATGATTTAGTATTTCACATCAACCTCTTTGGGGCAGGAAGATTTAAGAGAAAACCAAAGCAACAAAAATCAAGCAAAACCTGGGGAACCCAAGATAAAGTTTCAGAGATGATATCCCATGCAATAGAGGCAATGGTGCCAAAAAATTAGAAAGGGAAAGTGTCTGAGATCAAGCTTCTACAAGGACATCTGCCAGTTGGACTGAAGCCCAAGCAGAATGAAGTCGAATTAGACCGCTCAGAATGAACACATACCAGTGGCAGGGCTTCTGTGCTCTGGGTTGAAATCAGACCCAAGGAAGGGTTCTGTGGGTATACTTGTATGGCCAGGGGACCCACAACCCCACAATTTTACTGGAAGTATTTTAAGGTCAATTTCTAGGACTTTGTGTCACCTCTGATCCTGCTGTGATTGGTGAGGCCTAGTTCTAATTTCCTTTCCTAGCCCTGCCTTGATTTGGCCGAAAAAAAGTGTGTTAGTAAAGGAACAGACTGTTATCATCAGATCCTTCCCAGGAATTAACTTGCAATGACCCTGTTACATTTTGGGTTATATTTTGGGTGTGATAAGTTTAACCCTAGTTTTGAGATCACGTAgatcatatttttctaaaaaattagtACAAGTTATCTTTTATTCCTTCCACTGTTAAaatcttttagtttctttttatcctGATTCTATTGCTCTTTATGTATCATTGGTGTTAGACACCCCTGTGGAGGGCGGGATCGTCTTTGTCCCTTGGCATTCTTCACCCTCTCTTGCCATGGATGTGAGGGGCAGGCTGCACAGTCgtaacatcttaaaaaataataatccatgttttctcatctccaaatacTCCAGATAAGAGTTGTAAAAGTACAGCACAAGAATTTCATACATTTGGCAGTTCcatccctttttatttctctgcttcaTTGGGTCTGATTTTCTCGGTTAAAATGGTTCTCCAATGTTCTTTTCTCAAATGGTTCTCAAATGGTtcttgtataatatatatgtgtaaatatatatagacatatatgtgtaatatatataaattatacacaaatatatgtgtaaatatacaaatatatgtgtaaatacatataaatatatgtgtaaatatatatagacatatatgtaatatgtataaatatacatatgaagATATATGTGATTAGTATTACATATATGTAGATGATGGCATTTTTAGTTTAGTTTCAGAGATTTTTTAATAGTTGAGGACTCTGACCCTCTTGGCAGCTCATTTGAGAAACATAATATTCTTACATATATTCTACATTCCTACAGACATTTTGTCTCACATTCTTCATTCTGAGAAAAAAAGTGTCATAACTAACCCCATGACACTGAATGTCTTCAGTTTTCAGTCACTATTCTATAGGAAACTTGGAATCTTTTTAGAGTTGGCTTTTCACAAAATGTAGTAAGTTTCTGAATTTGGGGAGATCACCTTTCAAAATTAAATTGTGTCATCTCTTTTTGTGCTTGTCTGGGCTGTGTGCACCTCCCTGGCATGGTTTTAACCTGTATGGCGGGTCCAGATTGCTCGTTTCATTTTTTGCCTTCAAAATTGGGGAAGAAGAAGATGAGTTGTTTACAaatttctctgtgcttccatttcttcGTAATTTCTACTCCATTTGCTGCTTTAAATGGTACCTCAGAGGCCAAGAGTGGAGAGATGATCTATCAGTCTGGTCTAGGTAGCAGGCTACATCATTACTGGATAATCTtaagtgttccatatttttttcctcagttttttaTTGGAGGTGGAAAAATCATTTGTGCAATTCacagcactttttaaaatagtgtattTCTATTCTAGAGTCATATTAATGTTAAGATATTGATTCACGGAGTGTTAGATGCCGCAGCCCCCCAGTCTGTTACAAGGCAAAAAGAACCTAGCCTTGCAGTAAAGAACAATTTAAGTGTAGAAATAAATGTGACATGGATAGGCAATCACAAAGAAGTAGGACTGCCCTGGCACTATTCTattccttttctgctttatttttttgcaggGCCACTGACATAAATTACAGCCTTATGTTTTTCTCCGGGGCAGAGTTTTCTCACTGTTTCCCTGCCCTGCAAACTTCAAAGTGAACTTCTACCTAAGTTGGGGGACCAATGctctaaataaaactttttagatTTTAATGTGCATGCGAATCATCAGTACTAGCTCCAGCAGAATGCAGCCTTGATGTGTACACAGACCCCTTGGGATCATGTTATAACAGAGGGTCTCTTGCCATgagtctggggtagggcctgagattctgcatttccaacacATTTCCAGGCGTAGCTGCCTTTACCCACCAGCTTCAGGTCTTACACATTGCGTAGCAAGGCTCTAAGAATTCTCAATCACAACAGCAGAAAGCGGGACTAAGTTTAGGCCCCTTGCTAAGAAGTAGCacgaaaaggaaaaacaaaacaaaacaacaaaagctgTATACAGGATGgcatttggatacattttatctgaaatgatgccctacatatttttttcaaaggcaTTCTTTTCCCCCACAAGATGACTGGCAATTTTGTGTTCTAGCCACCCTCAGACATGAAAACACTTGGTTGCTTATCTTGTAAAATCTGCTCAGCTTGCTTGCTTGGGCATGTATGTAGTCAGTTTAGTCAAATACATGTCAGTACATCTATGTGGATGGGAGAGCAGGTGCAAGCCCTTAacgtacttttaaaaagttttaacgCTTAAGTCAGTCCACTGAGTTGATCCCGTGTGATCTTGGTGCCAAGCGTCTGAGTTAAAGGTTTTCCCTTTGAAGGCAGCAAATAGATGTCATACATTTGAAGCATTTGTTTATACTAAAaatgatgctttattttttttcaagttccaaGACAGTTTACTCTACAGCACCATTGAGCCTAGAGGGTGATATAAAGCTTCCCAAGCTAGTATTTGACATTTGATTTAATGGATATTGGAATTTGTGATGCCACGGTTGGCTTCGAAGAACGTACTGAAGTGAATGGGCTCTGACTAGCAAAAGTTAAAGGAATTGATTTCCGTCTGCAAAGGGGGTCagcaaagaaagaattttgtcTTGGCCCCTCTTTTGTAGCAAAACGTCTTAGGAAGGTCATCTGTTTAGTAGCCTCATTTTACTTTCTAAGGGAGCACTTTGAAGATTTCTTACAAGCAGCTCAGATTTGAATATTGGTTGAAGAAATGCTGAAATGAATGAATCCTAATCTCAAATACactctttatatacatatataatgtagaCATATAAcgatatagatatacacacagactatatatatatatatatatatatatatgttttctcttGCAGATATATATACCCCAGGGGAAAAACATCTTGGTTTGTTCCTGTCTGGGGTCCAAATGCTGAGTGTAGGGTGCCTAATTTTGTATCTGTTGGGTCTATGATTTCGTTTCGGTCTCCACACTTTGGACTGAGTCCCTCTGAGGTGCGTAAGCAGTGTGCCAGATACTGACTTGGACGCCACTTCCAGCCCGTGTTTGCCCTGCCTTCTGGGCCACACTCCAAGCAGTGCCCGTACTGCATTCTCGCTGCAGTGCGTGCCGATGAGTAGCTCTCTCTGCAAACCGCCCATTGCTGAAAGCTCCCCTCGTGAGGAGCAGGCTCTCATCTGGTCTGCATTTACACTGGAACTGCTTGGCCACAACACGATGAGAGAATAATTATTGAACTATTTTACTGTACAACTATTTCCAAATTGTTGATTCTTTATTGATTTCAGGAGGCAAGCTAATTGCCCCATGGCAACTTGATGTGAACATTTAATGAAGATCAGGAAACAGAGTTTATGAAAAGCTTTGTATAGTCACTGCAAAGTTTCAAGAACTGTTTTATACTTCCTGACAGTGCTGGGCCGAGCTTAatggtttgtttttattacttaagAGTGTAAACCTTGCTTTGGCCGGTGTGTGGAAACTATACCCTCATCCCACATTATGCATTTTCGAGTTGCTTTTTCCTCACTCCCAACTTCCTTTCCTGCCATCTACAATCAGGACTTTTTCTGCTTTAATTGTCTGAAAGCAAGTTTCTATCTTTGCACCCTGAGAACcttaatacacacacactcctaaaTAAGTGTCTGCATTGTTTCACTTTGTTTTGGGTGGAGTTTCTTTTCGGCACTTGGTTGCTAGACAACCAACCAGACAAAAGTTAAAGATtgaaaaggcatttttaaagatgTCGAATCTCGGCTGCTGAGctgttttatctttgtctttatatGGAAGGCTTAGTTCTCTTACCAGGTTACCCTGGTCTTTTGTTGCCGAGATGGCTGGTAGAAGATTTGTTGAAGTTGAGCTCTTAAAGCATTAGCTGTTTGAGAACTTTCTTAAGTGTTGTTCCCATTTGCTGGAACACGCTTCCCACCTggatggacaaaaaaaaaagccagcttaGTTTCCAAGGGTGTGTTTTAAATCACCAATTAAGTGAGCTCCAGCCCCCAGCTGCTTCAATGGGTGCAAGGCAAATAGG
This region of Physeter macrocephalus isolate SW-GA chromosome 14, ASM283717v5, whole genome shotgun sequence genomic DNA includes:
- the BMP2 gene encoding bone morphogenetic protein 2 translates to MVAGTRCLLALLLPQVLLGVAAGLIPELGRRKFAVSAGRSSSQPSDDVLSEFELRLLSMFGLKQRPTPSRGAVVPPYMLDLYRRHSGQPGAPAPDHRLERAASLANTVRSFHHEESLEELPEMSGKTTRRFFFNLTSIPTEEFITSAELQVFREQMQETLENNSSFHHRINIYEIIKPATANSKFPVTRLLDTRLVTQNASRWESFDVTPAVMRWTAQGLANHGFVVEVAHPEDSHGVSKRHVRISRSLHQDEHSWSQRRPLLVTFGHDGKGHPLHQREKRQAKHKQRKRLKSSCKRHPLYVDFSDVGWNDWIVAPPGYHAFYCHGECPFPLADHLNSTNHAIVQTLVNSVNSKIPKACCVPTELSAISMLYLDENEKVVLKNYQDMVVEGCGCR